A window of Babylonia areolata isolate BAREFJ2019XMU chromosome 2, ASM4173473v1, whole genome shotgun sequence contains these coding sequences:
- the LOC143274938 gene encoding ATP-dependent translocase ABCB1-like isoform X2 — protein MAELTNFNSAGTENGKAAPGQAKLPPLDNGQNRTNLNKTVPLGRIGDPANAQSTSGKADNGSLESNADGEAGDGKKKEEKPQMVGFFEVFRFSDGLDRLFMIVGSICAAANGVALPAMIIVFGDMIDLFVDTGIYTEFLDEIGQFLTSVNETKESMLADSSKLQGYCGQISTFYNGTKTCPNDYITDKILDEMTTFAIYYVIIGVVVTVCGYVQVVTWMTASERQSHRIRNRFLYNVLRQDIGWFDTHETGELNTRLADDILKIHDGIGDKVATLIQWNCGALAGFIIGFYYGWKLTLVILAVSPLLVVSAALFGKLAASMTTKELAAYAKAGAVAEEVFSSIRTVVAFGGQEKEAQRYKNNLGEAKTFGVRKGFTTGLSMGFVWFVIFGSYALGFWYGGKLTRDEPDNYTVGKMLIVFFSVLIGAFSLGNASPSLQSMAAARGAAYVIFQLIDLKSKIDNMMEGGKRPSGVTGTLSFHNVHFFYPSRPETKVLDGLSLTVNPGKTVALVGSSGCGKSTTVQLLQRFYDPLEGQVKLDGEDIKDLNVRWLRSHIGVVSQEPVLFATTIAENIRYGCEGVTEQDVIEAAKNANAHDFIMSLPEKYETLVGERGAQLSGGQKQRVAIARALVRNPKILLLDEATSALDTESEKIVQDALDKARQGRTTIVIAHRLSTIKTADIIISFKDGKVFEQGTHDELMAKQGIYYQLVMNQTNRSAADDEEEEEIEKFTQKGAPDSTRRQLSRALSNEGEKPQRARGTSESEKTEEKKDEKEELPNAPFTRLMRMNSPEWVYILLGCIAAILNGGVQPSFAVIFSKIIGVFAETDLDKQEKDIMMYCLLLIGLAFVSLVSMFMQSYFFAVSGENLTVRVRDLTFRAMLHQEISFYDDKSNTTGALTTRLATDASLVQGATGSRLGMFIMNFANIGTGLIIAFIYGWQLTLLIIGFLPLIVLGGFLQIRILAGVAGSNKAALEEAGKTATEAIENMRTVVALGREVTMHERFMEHLRGPYNAALKKGHIVGFAFGFSQGCIYFVYASAFMLGAYLIEESEMDFEDVFLVFSAIVFGAMALGNASAFAPDAGKAQVSAQRIIKLIDNVPSINSQSTEGRTLPNGFRSEVVFKDVEFHYPSRPDAKILQKLNITVQQGQTVALVGSSGCGKSTTVQLIERFYDAEEGSVTLGGCSVKELNLQHLRAQIGIVSQEPVLFDRSLAENIAYGDNERVVSMDEIIAAARAANIHEFIAALPNGYDTPAGDKGAQLSGGQKQRVAIARALVRNPRVLLLDEATSALDTESERIVQEALDKAREGRTCIVIAHRLSTITNADKICVIRHGVVTEEGTHNELMNLQGFYYKLNMAQARQK, from the exons ATGGCTGAGCTGACCAACTTCAACAGTGCGGGCACGGAGAATGGGAAGGCAGCCCCAGGTCAGGCAAAACTACCGCCTCTGGACAATGGTCAGAACAGAACAA ACCTCAACAAGACCGTTCCCCTAGGTAGGATTGGAGATCCCGCGAATGCGCAGTCAACATCCGGAAAAG CTGACAATGGCAGTCTGGAATCAAATGCTGATGGGGAGGCAGGGGACggtaaaaagaaggaagaaaaaccaCAGATGGTCGGCTTTTTCGAAGTG TTCCGGTTTTCTGATGGTTTGGACAGACTGTTCATGATTGTTGGGTCGATTTGTGCTGCCGCAAACGGTGTTGCTCTTCCGGCCATGATCATTGTGTTTGGTGACATGATTGATCTCTTCGTCGACACGGGTATCTACACTGAATTCCTGGATGAAATTGGACAGTTCTTGACATCCGTCAATGAGACAAAAGAGTCGATGTTGGCAGATTCTTCAAAACTCCA AGGATACTGCGGTCAGATATCTACCTTCTACAATGGTACCAAAACGTGTCCCAATGACTACATCACTGATAAAattttggatgagatgacaacTTTTGCCATCTACTATGTCA TCATTGGTGTAGTGGTTACTGTGTGCGGTTACGTACAAGTTGTCACCTGGATGACAGCTTCTGAAAGGCAGTCCCATCGCATCAGAAATCGCTTTTTGTACAACGTTCTGCGACAGGACATTGGATGGTTTGATACTCATGAAACTGGAGAACTCAACACTCGACTGGCTGA TGACATCCTCAAGATCCACGATGGGATTGGGGACAAGGTGGCGACACTGATCCAGTGGAACTGTGGCGCCCTTGCTGGTTTCATCATCGGCTTCTACTACGGCTGGAAACTGACTCTTGTCATTCTTGCTGTCAGTCCTCTGCTAGTTGTATCAGCTGCTCTATTTGGCAAG CTTGCTGCATCCATGACAACCAAAGAACTGGCAGCCTACGCCAAGGCTGGTGCTGTGGCAGAAGAAGTGTTCAGTTCCATACGCACTGTGGTGGCTTTTGGTGGCCAGGAGAAAGAGGCACAAAG GTACAAGAACAATTTGGGTGAAGCCAAGACCTTTGGCGTCAGAAAAGGCTTCACCACAGGACTGTCAATGGGCTTTGTGTGGTTCGTCATCTTTGGGTCCTATGCCTTAGGGTTCTGGTATGGTGGCAAGTTGACCCGAGATGAACCAGACAACTATACCGTGGGCAAGATGCTGATT gttttcttctctgttctgatTGGTGCATTCTCCCTTGGCAATGCCAGTCCCAGCTTGCAAAGCATGGCCGCTGCCAGGGGCGCAGCTTACGTGATATTTCAGCTCATAGACTTG AAATCCAAGATCGACAACATGATGGAGGGTGGCAAGCGTCCATCAGGGGTGACAGGGACTCTTTCCTTTCACAATGTTCACTTTTTTTACCCCTCCAGGCCGGAGACAAAG GTCCTGGATGGACTCAGCCTAACAGTCAATCCGGGGAAAACGGTGGCCTTGGTAGGGTCAAGTGGCTGTGGCAAGAGCACAACTGTCCAGCTTCTGCAGCGTTTCTATGACCCCCTGGAAGGACAG GTCAAGCTGGATGGTGAAGATATCAAAGATCTAAACGTTCGATGGCTGCGCAGTCACATTGGTGTGGTATCCCAGGAGCCTGTCCTCTTTGCCACCACCATTGCTGAAAACATCCGCTATGGCTGTGAAGGGGTCACAGAACAGGATGTCATTGAAGCAGCCAAAAATGCCAATGCCCATGACTTCATAATGAGTTTACCTGAG AAATATGAGACCTTGGTGGGTGAACGTGGAGCTCAGTTGTCAGGGGGACAGAAACAGCGTGTTGCCATCGCTCGTGCCCTTGTGCGCAACCCAAAGATCCTTCTGCTGGATGAAGCCACCTCTGCCCTGGACACAGAGAGTGAAAAGATTGTGCAGGATGCTTTGGATAAG GccagacagggcaggacaaccaTCGTTATTGCCCATCGTCTTTCCACAATCAAAACGGCCGATATCATCATCAGCTTCAAGGACGGCAAGGTGTTTGAGCAAGGAACTCACGATGAACTGATGGCAAAGCAGGGAATCTACTACCAGCTTGTTATGAATCAG acaaacagaagtgctgctgatgatgaagaagaag AGGAGATTGAGAAGTTCACCCAGAAAGGAGCACCAGACAGCACTCGACGCCAGCTGTCCCGCGCATTGTCAAACGAAGGGGAGAAACCACAGCGTGCGCGTGGTACATCTGAGTCGgagaagacagaagagaagaaa gaTGAAAAGGAAGAGCTGCCCAACGCCCCATTCACACGTCTGATGCGGATGAACTCCCCAGAATGGGTGTACATTTTGCTGGGTTGTATCGCTGCCATTCTCAATGGTGGTGTCCAGCCATCTTTCGCCGTCATCTTTAGCAAGATCATTGGG GTGTTTGCTGAGACTGACCTGGACAAGCAAGAGAAAGACATCATGATGTACTGTTTGCTCTTGATTGGGCTTGCGTTTGTTTCTCTTGTATCAATGTTCATGCAG tCCTACTTCTTTGCCGTGTCTGGAGAAAACCTGACAGTGAGAGTTCGTGATTTGACCTTCCGAGCCATGTTGCATCAG GAAATCTCATTCTATGATGACAAAAGCAACACCACTGGAGCATTAACCACCAGGCTGGCTACAGATGCTTCTCTTGTACAAGGA GCAACAGGGTCTCGACTGGGTATGTTCATCATGAACTTCGCCAACATTGGAACTGGCCTCATCATCGCTTTCATATATGGCTGGCAACTCACCTTGCTCATCATTGGGTTCTTGCCACTGATCGTCCTTGGTGGATTCCTCCAAATCCGCATTTTAGCGGGTGTAGCTGGCAGCAACAAGGCTGCACTTGAAGAAGCTGGAAAG ACAGCCACAGAGGCCATTGAGAACATGCGTACGGTCGTGGCTCTTGGCAGAGAGGTCACGATGCATGAGCGTTTCATGGAACATCTGAGAGGCCCTTACAACGCCGCACTGAAGAAAGGGCATATTGTGGGCTTTGCCTTCGGCTTCTCCCAGGGCTGCATCTATTTTGTGTACGCATCAGCTTTTATGCTGGGTGCCTATCTCATCGAGGAGTCAGAGATGGACTTTGAGGATGTTTTCCT AGTGTTTTCAGCCATTGTATTTGGTGCCATGGCTTTGGGAAATGCCAGTGCCTTTGCCCCAGATGCCGGCAAAGCTCAAGTGTCTGCCCAACGTATCATCAAGCTCATTGACAATGTACCCAGCATCAACAGCCAGTCAACAGAGGGCAGAACATTGCCT AATGGGTTCAGATCCGAAGTGGTTTTCAAAGATGTGGAATTCCATTACCCATCCCGGCCAGATGCCAAAATCCTGCAGAAGCTGAACATCACCGTGCAGCAAGGGCAGACAGTAGCTCTGGTGGGTTCCAGTGGCTGTGGCAAAAGTACCACAGTGCAGTTGATTGAACGCTTCTATGATGCTGAAGAGGGATCTGTG ACGTTGGGTGGATGCAGTGTGAAAGAGCTGAACCTGCAGCACCTGAGAGCACAAATAGGCATTGTCTCCCAGGAGCCAGTACTGTTTGACCGGAGCTTGGCAGAAAACATTGCATATGGCGATAACGAGCGAGTGGTGTCGATGGATGAAATCATCGCTGCTGCACGGGCTGCCAATATCCATGAATTCATCGCTGCTTTACCCAAC